The following proteins are co-located in the Telopea speciosissima isolate NSW1024214 ecotype Mountain lineage chromosome 9, Tspe_v1, whole genome shotgun sequence genome:
- the LOC122640389 gene encoding cytochrome P450 CYP72A219-like, giving the protein MGEGGFISIVIFCILVVLWGWKVLEWIWWRPKKLERLLKEQGIKVTPYKLLLGDLKETQRLFEEARSKPINLSHDIVPRVLPFHLQTIQKYGKKSAFWFGRDPRVYIMDPDLIRDILSNKFGHFAKVKVNPLSRFLARGLVSYEGEKWAKHRRIINPAFHMEKLKRMLSAFYTSCNEIVNKWEKLVTSEGSCELDVWPELRNLTGDVISRAAFGSSYEEGIRIFKLQDEQAELLVQSFKTAFIPGFSSLPMKRNRRMKEIDRDVRALLMGIISKRQKAMEIGEANTDDLLGLLLESNKKEIQEHKNKNNVGLTIEDVIQECKLFYFAGQETTAVLLVWTMIVLSMHSEWQVRAREEVFQVFGKNKPNFDGLSHLKIVTMILYEVLRLYPPVLQLNRCTYKNIKLGEMSLPPGIQLMLPIALVHHDHEVWGEDAEEFKPERFAEGISKATKNKVAFFPFGWGPRICIGQHFATTEAKMALAMILQQFAF; this is encoded by the exons ATGGGAGAAGGTGGGTTCATTTCAATAGTGATATTTTGCATTTTGGTTGTGCTGTGGGGTTGGAAGGTGTTAGAATGGATATGGTGGAGGCCCAAGAAGCTGGAGAGGCTTCTCAAGGAACAGGGCATCAAAGTTACACCATACAAGTTATTGCTGGGTGACCTAAAAGAGACGCAGAGGCTTTTCGAGGAAGCTCGGTCCAAGCCTATTAACCTATCCCATGATATTGTTCCACGTGTGCTTCCCTTTCATCTTCAAACCATACAGAAGTACG GTAAAAAATCTGCCTTTTGGTTTGGAAGAGATCCAAGAGTGTATATTATGGATCCTGACCTCATAAGGGACATTCTGAGCAACAAGTTTGGTCACTTTGCGAAGGTCAAAGTAAATCCACTCTCACGGTTTTTGGCAAGGGGACTTGTAAGCTATGAGGGTGAAAAATGGGCCAAACACAGAAGGATCATAAACCCTGCCTTTCATATGGAAAAATTAAAG CGCATGTTATCGGCATTTTATACAAGCTGTAATGAGATAGTCAACAAATGGGAGAAATTGGTTACATCAGAAGGTTCTTGCGAACTGGATGTGTGGCCAGAACTTCGAAATTTAACGGGGGATGTCATCTCTAGGGCAGCATTTGGTAGCTCCTACGAAGAAGGTATACGAATATTCAAATTGCAAGATGAACAAGCCGAGCTCTTAGTGCAATCTTTTAAGACTGCATTCATCCCTGGTTTTAG TTCGCTGCCTATGAAAAGGAAtagaagaatgaaagaaattgaCAGAGATGTACGAGCCCTTTTAATGGGTATCATCAGCAAGAGACAGAAGGCTATGGAGATAGGAGAAGCCAACACAGATGACTTGTTAGGCTTGTTACTTGAATCCAACAAGAAGGAGATTCAAGAACATAAAAACAAGAACAACGTTGGGTTGACCATCGAAGATGTCATCCAAGAGTGTAAACTCTTCTACTTTGCAGGGCAAGAAACCACAGCTGTTCTGCTTGTTTGGACGATGATCGTATTAAGTATGCATTCGGAATGGCAAGTGCGTGCAAGGGAAGAGGTCTTCCAAGTCTTTGGAAAGAACAAGCCAAATTTTGATGGACTAAGCCACCTCAAGATT GTTACCATGATTTTGTATGAGGTCCTTAGATTATATCCACCAGTGCTGCAGCTTAATCGATGTACATACAAGAACATAAAACTAGGAGAAATGTCTTTGCCCCCTGGAATACAGCTAATGTTACCTATAGCCCTTGTTCACCATGATCATGAAGTATGGGGTGAAGATGCGGAAGAATTCAAACCAGAGAGATTTGCAGAAGGAATCTCAAAGGCCACAAAGAATAAAGTCGCATTTTTCCCATTTGGTTGGGGGCCTCGAATATGCATTGGGCAGCACTTCGCGACAACAGAAGCAAAGATGGCTTTAGCAATGATTCTACAACAATTTGCTTTTTAA